In Malus sylvestris chromosome 16, drMalSylv7.2, whole genome shotgun sequence, the following are encoded in one genomic region:
- the LOC126607855 gene encoding FCS-Like Zinc finger 14-like, with the protein MENISGKKRPTISLSLFTTFSESISSDKSPNAIKSPRNFQEGVVGLGIVAAMTDLGNPNEVALSDKSPRSSPIPIVSAAKPAANFRGGFCVERAGAVVDELSESYTCVITHFGNNLTSKRVYFDDELSGVVDDPNAGVVVASGVFYVSPLSVGEVGREFWASDFLSWCYLCKKQLHGLDIFMYRGEKAFCSAECRDKHIRSDDHKEKCRSEALKSLEYSVSPCSSPLVFLSGVAVA; encoded by the exons ATGGAGAACATTTCCGGGAAAAAGCGACCCACAATCAGTCTCTCACTTTTTACTACTTTTTCGGAGTCAATTTCCTCTGACAAGTCCCCAAATGCAATCAAATCCCCCCGAAATTTCCAAGAGGGGGTTGTTGGGCTTGGAATAGTGGCTGCCATGACTGATTTGGGCAACCCCAATGAAGTGGCTTTGTCTGACAAGTCGCCTAGGTCGAGCCCGATCCCCATAGTCTCTGCAGCTAAGCCCGCAGCTAATTTCAGAGGTGGGTTTTGTGTGGAGAGGGCAGGGGCTGTGGTGGATGAATTGTCCGAGAGCTATACATGTGTGATTACGCATTTCGGAAACAATTTGACATCGAAAAGGGTTTATTTCGATGATGAGCTGAGTGGGGTTGTGGATGATCCTAATGCTGGTGTGGTGGTGGCCTCTGGGGTGTTCTATGTTTCTCCACTGAGTGTTGGTGAAGTGGGAAGAGAGTTTTGGGCCTCGGATTTTCTCAGTTGGTGTTATCTTTGCAAGAAGCAGCTTCATGGACTGGACATTTTCATGTACag GGGTGAGAAAGCATTTTGCAGCGCCGAGTGCCGTGACAAGCACATTCGAAGCGATGATCATAAAGAGAAGTGCAGATCGGAAGCATTGAAATCGCTTGAGTACTCGGTGTCTCCCTGCTCCAGTCCGCTCGTCTTCTTATCCGGGGTTGCTGTGGCATGA
- the LOC126606241 gene encoding uncharacterized protein LOC126606241, which yields MMRTRLVWFGVGFSLTGAAISHLVWKDLLVDRFALSSDVKQKFDALEGRIVNLERSLSPDPNHHPAQVED from the exons atGATGCGAACTcgtttggtttggttcggtgtTGGGTTTTCGCTGACAGGAGCTGCAATTTCTCACCTCGTCTGGAAAGATCTTCTCGTCGACCGTTTCGCTCTTTCCTCCGAT gtgaagcaaaAGTTTGATGCTCTTGAAGGTAGAATTGTGAACCTTGAGCGTTCTTTGTCACCAGACCCGAATCATCATCCTGCTCAG GTTGAGGACTAG
- the LOC126608252 gene encoding biotin carboxylase 1, chloroplastic-like encodes MDAIMPICKTVTPTPKGLFFGRTREIRSSQCSFMVGNKVNFLRQRDPGAQVSIKSRRHGGALHATCRAEKILVANRGEIAVRVIRTAHEMGIPCVAVYSTIDKDALHVKLADESVCIGEAASSQSYLVVPNVLSAAISRKCTMLHPGYGFLSENASFVEMCKEHGINFIGPKPESIRVMGDKSTARDTMKKAGVPTVPGSDGLLQSTEEGIRLADEIGFPVMIKATAGGGGRGMRLAKEPEEFVKLLQQAKSEAAAAFGNDGVYLEKYIQNPRHIEFQVLADKYGNVIHFGERDCSIQRRNQKLLEEAPSPALTPELRKAMGDAAVAAAASIGYIGVGTVEFLLDERGSFYFMEMNTRIQVEHPVTEMISSVDLIEEQIRVAMGEKLRYTQEDIVLRGHSIECRINAEDAFKGFRPGPGRITAYLPSGGPFVRMDSHVYPDYVVPPNYDSLLGKLIVWAPTREKAIERMKRALDDTVITGVPTTIEYHKLILDIEDFKNGKVDTAFIPKHEEELQAPQHLVPAAAAKN; translated from the exons ATGGATGCCATAATGCCCATCTGCAAGACTGTCACGCCAACTCCG AAGGGCTTATTTTTTGGGAGAACTAGAGAGATCCGGAGCTCCCAATGTAGCTTTATGGTGGGAAATAAAGTCAACTTTTTAAGGCAGAGAGATCCGGGTGCTCAAGTTAGTATTAAATCCAGGAGGCATGGGGGAGCTCTTCATGCTACATGTCGTGCTGAAAAAATTCTGGTGGCAAATAGAGGGGAAATTGCTGTCCGCGTTATTCGAACAGCCCATGAGATGGGAATACCTTGTGTGGCTGTTTACTCAACAATAGACAAGGATGCACTTCATGTGAAATTGGCTGATGAATCAGTTTGCATTGGTGAAGCAGCAAGCAGTCAATC GTACTTAGTTGTTCCAAACGTTTTATCTGCTGCCATCAGTAGGAAATGTACAATGTTGCATCCAGGATATGGTTTCCTTTCTGAGAATGCGTCATTTGTTGAAATGTGCAAAGAACATGGAATCAATTTTATTGGGCCTAAG CCCGAAAGCATCCGTGTTATGGGTGATAAATCGACTGCCAGAGACACAATGAAGAAAGCAGGTGTTCCAACTGTACCAGGAAGTGATGGATTACTACAG AGCACAGAGGAAGGAATCAGGCTTGCGGATGAGATTGGTTTTCCTGTTATGATCAAA GCCACAGCAGGAGGTGGAGGACGTGGTATGCGTCTTGCTAAAGAACCTGAGGAGTTTGTGAAGTTGTTACAG CAAGCAAAGAGTGAGGCTGCAGCTGCTTTTGGAAATGATGGAGTTTATTTGGAAAAGTACATCCAAAATCCTAGACACATTGAGTTTCAG GTTCTTGCAGATAAATATGGCAATGTTATTCACTTTGGAGAGCGGGATTGCAGCATCCAG AGAAGGAACCAAAAGCTCCTGGAAGAAGCACCTTCCCCTGCATTGACCCCAGAACTGCGGAAAGCTATGGGTGATGCAGCAGTTGCAGCAGCAGCATCAATTGGCTACATTGGTGTTGGAACCGTTGAATTCCTTTTGGATGAAAGAGGTTCCTTTTACTTCATGGAAATGAACACTCGGATTCAG GTTGAGCATCCTGTGACAGAAATGATTTCCTCTGTTGATTTGATTGAAGAACAAATTCGAGTAGCTATGGGTGAAAAACTCCGATACACACAG GAAGATATAGTGCTCAGAGGACATTCAATTGAATGCCGTATCAATGCAGAAGATGCTTTTAAAGGTTTCCGACCTGGGCCAG GAAGAATAACAGCCTACTTACCATCTGGAGGTCCCTTTGTTAGAATGGATAGCCATGTTTATCCTGATTACGTGGTTCCTCCAAATTACGATTCCCTTCTTGGAAAG CTTATTGTTTGGGCACCAACAAGAGAAAAGGCAATTGAGAGAATGAAGAGGGCTCTTGATGACACTGTTATAACAG GGGTTCCCACAACCATTGAATACCATAAACTTATCCTGGATATAGAGGATTTCAAAAATGGCAAGGTCGATACTGCTTTTATTCCAAAGCATGAAGAGGAGCTACAAGCG CCCCAACATTTGGTGCCTGCAGCCGCTGCCAAGAACTAG